One Mangifera indica cultivar Alphonso chromosome 4, CATAS_Mindica_2.1, whole genome shotgun sequence genomic region harbors:
- the LOC123213193 gene encoding uncharacterized protein LOC123213193, whose translation MDGSYPLAEEGVNLNEWEQIQPPSLSNNTPPLPSIPPSEWDMVAIRDNYLQDSLSFFPPNQHEGLPVSPQDEEEPNLPLGPSPSSSAVSSSSAELKSGDVNDVGRVLSVRSTILYSGIVRIAAKVRYYTANLVGFRSFLSVTGVVAAVVLSLLYARMRRWRTRVQEENNRLILLIKDKDQKIGQLLIQLAQMNEFLSARGRVPVIRIR comes from the exons ATGGATGGTTCTTACCCGCTTGCAGAGGAAGGCGTGAACTTGAACGAGTGGGAGCAAATTCAACCGCCGTCTCTTAGTAACAATACACCACCACTTCCCTCTATTCCGCCAAGTGAATGGGATATGGTTGCCATAAGAGACAATTATCTCCAAGATAGCCTCTCCTTTTTTCCTCCAAATCAGCATGAAGGTTTACCGGTTTCTCCACAAGATGAAGAAGAACCAAATTTGCCGTTAGGCCCATCACCGTCGTCATCAGCTGTATCGTCGTCGAGTGCGGAGCTGAAGTCAGGAGATGTGAATGATGTTGGGAGAGTCTTGAGTGTGCGTTCCACGATTCTGTACTCTGGGATTGTTAGGATTGCTGCTAAGGTTCGTTACTATACGGCGAATCTAGTGGGGTTTCGGTCGTTTTTGTCGGTGACCGGAGTTGTTGCGGCGGTGGTGCTTTCTTTGCTGTACGCTAGGATGCGGAGATGGCGTACAAGAGTTCAGGAAGAGAACAATCGCCTAATTCTGTTAATCAAAGACAAAGACCAG AAGATTGGGCAGCTCCTAATTCAGCTTGCACAGATGAACGAATTCTTGTCAGCACGCGGCAGGGTCCCGGTGATTCGAATTCGTTGA
- the LOC123214372 gene encoding ethylene-responsive transcription factor ERN1-like, translated as MTEGHDEVKEINDENMGWSQVMEKAAAAAAAFRGVRRGRKRYIGVRQRPSGRWVAEIKDTIQKIRVWLGTYDTAEEAARAYDEAACLLRGANTRTNFWPCSPSSKPVLPSKITNLLLLRLTARNSNVNATSASMVTAASPVCQQDVQETANAMEDHIRSCQFDDFFNVPDQDCTINTENSDSITNDYMLDCFDTSFSTNAEDNWSSFAGNSISHEEEKKSKEEVVEEEIDKEVLDFGFVDDLGISRHCSPFEIAEEIMKPMQQDDQIDHEDPEPTMLTETMKRMQYERNFSALLYAFNGVSECLKLKEKGKPEVHTSTNLIRVNEVKKELLEEMVQLEQVGTPRAPTETGSSSTFSSSSSSSSTKEFDDQVSLWSSLDLSPIGFSI; from the coding sequence ATGACTGAAGGTCATGACGAAGTGAAGGAAATTAATGATGAAAACATGGGTTGGAGCCAGGTGATGGAGAaggcggcggcggcggcggcaGCATTCCGTGGAGTTCGACGAGGAAGAAAACGTTACATTGGGGTGAGACAGCGACCCTCAGGGCGATGGGTGGCTGAGATTAAAGACACTATACAGAAGATCAGAGTTTGGCTGGGCACTTATGATACTGCTGAAGAAGCTGCAAGAGCTTATGATGAAGCCGCTTGCTTGCTTCGTGGAGCCAATACTCGAACAAATTTCTGGCCTTGTTCACCATCTTCAAAGCCTGTGCTTCCTTCGAAGATCACCAATCTTCTCTTGCTCCGGCTTACAGCTAGGAATAGTAATGTTAATGCTACCAGTGCTTCAATGGTTACTGCTGCTTCACCTGTTTGCCAGCAGGACGTTCAAGAAACGGCAAATGCTATGGAAGATCATATTCGTAGTTGCCAGTTTGATGATTTCTTCAACGTCCCAGATCAAGATTGCACCATTAATACTGAAAATAGTGATAGTATTACTAATGATTACATGCTGGATTGTTTTGACACAAGTTTCAGTACTAATGCAGAAGATAACTGGAGCAGCTTTGCTGGCAATAGCATTAGTCATGAGGAAGAGAAGAAATCAAAGGAAGAAGTAGTTGAAGAAGAGATTGATAAGGAAGTGCTGGATTTTGGATTTGTAGATGATTTAGGAATCTCTCGTCATTGTTCTCCATTTGAGATAGCTGAGGAGATTATGAAGCCAATGCAACAGGACGATCAAATTGATCATGAGGATCCTGAACCAACAATGCTAACAGAGACAATGAAGAGGATGCAGTACGAACGTAATTTCTCAGCATTGCTGTATGCTTTCAATGGGGTATCTGAGTGTTTAAAACTCAAAGAAAAAGGCAAGCCTGAAGTGCATACATCGACTAACCTGATCAGAGTCAATGAAGTGAAGAAGGAATTATTAGAAGAGATGGTGCAATTAGAACAAGTTGGGACTCCACGGGCACCAACAGAAACAGGGTCGTCATcgacattttcttcttcttcttcttcttcttccaccaAGGAATTTGATGATCAGGTCTCTCTTTGGAGTTCTTTAGATCTTTCTCCAATCGGCTTCTCCATTTAG
- the LOC123213917 gene encoding CSC1-like protein At1g69450 has protein sequence MLVSALLTSLGINSGLCLLFFTLYSILRKQPINYEVYIPRLLAEGSSRRRSRFNLERLIPSPGWVRRAWKLTEDDLLESSGLDAVVFMRIITFSLKIFLFAGIIGIFVILPVNCKGTELHEIDFADFSNNSLDVFTISNVNSGSKWLWIHFSAVYLVTGFVCYLLYYEYSYISSKRIAYFYSSKPQPHQFTILVRSIPVPAGSTVCDSVESFFKEYHPSTYLSHMVIRRTSKLRSLINDATKLYKRLSQLQSDPNQEKHKRVKLFGEKVDLVDHYEKQLEDIEENLRMEQSEVSLDGDEVRAAFVSFKSRYGAAIACHIQQSVNPTNWIAEQAPEPHDVYWPFFSSSFMRRWISKLVVIVACILLTILFIVPVVIVQGLTNLSQLEIWFPFLKSILTITFVSQVITGYLPSLILLLFLKIVPPIMVFLSSIQGYISHSDIDKSACNKVLWFTVWNIFFATVFSGSILYQINIILDPKSIPSRLAVAVPAQASFFIAYVVTSGWTSTSSELFRIIPFICSMIRRPFSKTTDDDFEVPSIKYYSDIPRILLFGLLGITYFFLAPLILPFLLIYLCLAYIIYRNQFINVYEPKYETAGKFWPIVHNSTIFSLVLMHAIAVGIFTLKKLSLASTLIFPLPVLTLLFNEYCRKRFLPNFIAYSAEVLIKKDRADENDATMGEFFDELTTAYQDPALKPVRYTSNGDNLNSPLISSPERR, from the exons ATGCTTGTGTCTGCTCTTCTAACATCTCTAGGAATAAATTCTGGCCTTTGTTTGTTGTTCTTCACACTGTATTCTATATTGCGGAAACAACCAATTAATTATGAAGTTTATATTCCACGCTTGCTGGCTGAAGGAAGTTCTAGAAGAAGAAGTCGCTTTAATCTAGAAAGATTAATACCTTCTCCTGGTTGGGTGAGAAGGGCGTGGAAGCTCACTGAAGATGACCTATTGGAATCCTCAGGCTTGGATGCTGTAGTTTTTATGCGGATTATTACCTTCAG tttgaaaatatttttgttcgCTGGGATTATAggaatttttgttattcttccAGTTAACTGCAAGGGAACTGAGCTTCATGAGATTGACTTTGcagatttttcaaataattctttGGATGTATTTACCATTTCAAATGTTAACAGTGGCTCAAAATG GTTATGGATTCACTTCAGTGCTGTCTATCTTGTCACCGGATTTGTCTGCTATCTACTTTATTAT GAATATAGTTATATATCTTCAAAAAGGATTGCCTATTTTTATTCATCCAAACCTCAGCCACATCAATTCACCATCTTAGTTCGAAGTATCCCTGTTCCTGCTGGGAGCACTGTCTGTGACAGTGTTGAGAGTTTCTTTAAAGAGTACCATCCCTCCACATATCTGTCACATATGGTTATCCGCCGAACAAGTAAACTTCGAAGTCTTATT AATGATGCAACGAAACTGTATAAAAGGCTTAGTCAGTTACAGTCTGATCCCAATCAAGAAAAGCATAAGCGTGTTAAATTATTTGGAGAGAAGGTTGATCTTGTGGATCATTATGAGAAGCAGTTAGAAGATATTGAGGAGAATTTGAGAATGGAGCAATCAGAGGTTTCTTTGGATGGAGAT GAAGTTCGAGCTGCCTTTGTTTCTTTCAAGTCTCGATATGGCGCTGCAATTGCTTGTCACATTCAACAATCAGTCAATCCTACAAATTGGATCGCTGAACAAGCTCCTGAACCACATGATGTTTACTggcctttcttttcttcatcatTCATGCGAAGATGGATCTCTAAGCTTGTGGTCATTGTTGCATGCATTcttctaacaattttatttattgttccAGTTGTAATTGTGCAAGGTCTTACTAACCTGAGTCAGTTGGAAATTTGGTTTCCATTCCTGAAAAGCATTCTAACCAT AACATTTGTCAGCCAAGTAATTACAGGATACCTACCCAGTCTTATTCTTCTGTTGTTTCTGAAGATAGTGCCCCCAATAATGGTGTTCCTTTCCTCCATTCAAGGATACATATCTCACAGTGACATAGATAAGAGTGCATGTAACAAAGTACTTTGGTTCACTGTATGGAACATCTTTTTCGCAACCGTATTTTCTGGATCAATTCTATATCAGATCAATATCATTCTTGACCCAAAGAGTATTCCATCAAGGCTAGCTGTTGCTGTTCCAGCTCAG GCATCATTTTTCATTGCTTATGTTGTCACATCAGGATGGACTAGCACTTCCTCAGAACTCTTTCGAATAATCCCTTTTATATGTAGTATGATAAGAAGACCTTTCAGTAAAACTAcagatgatgattttgaagttccATCTATCAAATACTACAGTGACATTCCTAGAATTCTGTTATTTGGACTTCTTGGAATTACATATTTTTTCCTAGCTCCACTAATTCTGCCCTTCCTCTTGATTTACCTTTGTCTTGCATACATCATCTACCGCAACCAG TTCATAAATGTATATGAACCGAAGTATGAAACTGCTGGGAAGTTTTGGCCTATAGTGCACAATTCAACGATTTTTTCTCTGGTACTCATGCATGCTATTGCAGTGGGAATCTTTACATTGAAGAAACTCTCTCTGGcttcaactttaatttttccTCTTCCAGTCCTTACACTTCTATTTAATGAATACTGCCGGAAACGCTTCCTACCCAATTTCATTGCCTACTCTGCTGAG GTTCTGATAAAGAAAGACAGGGCAGACGAGAATGATGCTACAATGGGTGAATTTTTTGATGAATTGACCACTGCCTATCAGGATCCTGCCTTGAAGCCAGTTCGATACACGTCAAATGGTGACAATCTTAACAGTCCTCTTATATCCTCCCCTGAAAGAAGGTAA
- the LOC123215134 gene encoding protein argonaute 7: MEETEDPNATKKCTTKARSFRGRTNPHKHQYQHHLFQYSNHFGFWNQNQYNPRYYPALLPLPSPIPLQLALTPPLPQNHNFRSKTHFHKPSCKLNNPPLATSSDTQLPVVTISPAPEPEVVQRRSKVAPRGGDGRRIMEAKTQALVATRRPDSGGVDGQVISLLANHFLVKFDPSQRIFHYNVEMSPSPSKEVARIIKQKLVENNSAVLCGADPAYDGRKNLYSAVEFQNDRLEFFISLPIPSSKSWSPYGEFNDLKQKQEQLKLFRINIKLVSKFDGKELSSYLSKEGDDWIPLPQDYLHALDVVLRETPSEKCITVGRSLYSSSMEGTKEIGGGAVGLRGFFQSLRPTQQGLALNVDSSVSAFHESIGVLPYLQKRLEFLKDLHQRKTRCLSGEEKREVEKALKNIRVFVCHRETVQRYRVYGLTEEATENLWFPDRDGKNIRLVSYFKDHYNYNIQFRNLPCLQISRSKPCYLPMELCMICEGQKFLGKLSDDQTARILKMGCQRPKERKAIIDGVMQGPVGPSDNRASEFKLHVSREMTRLKGRILQPPKLKLGDGGHIRDLVPSRHDRQWNFLDSHVFEGTQIERWALISFGGTPDQKACIPKFINQLSQRCEQLGIFLNKNTICSPQFEPTQVLNNVSLLESKLKKIHETASNNLQLLICIMERKHKGYADLKRIAETSVGVVSQCCLYSNLSKLSSQFLANLALKINAKVGGCTVALYNSLPLQIPRLFQLDEPVIFMGADVTHPHPLDDVSPSVVAVVGSMNWPSANKYVSRMRSQTHRQEIIQDLGAMVGELLDDFYHEEKKLPKRIIFFRDGVSETQFYKVLDQELQSIKEACSQFPGYNPPITFVVVQKRHHTRLFPYETDPSSTQVQLSNDNIPPGTVVDTVITHPREFDFYLCSHWGVKGTSRPTHYHILWDDNHFTSDELQKLVYNLCYTFVRCTKPVSLVPPAYYAHLAAYRGRLYLERYESSTFMGSSSTICRAAPPKATPLPKLSENVKKLMFYC, translated from the exons ATGGAAGAAACAGAAGACCCCAATGCAACCAAGAAATGCACCACCAAGGCAAGGAGTTTCAGAGGCAGAACCAATCCTCATAAGCATCAGTATCagcatcatctgtttcaatactCTAATCATTTTGGATTCTGGAACCAAAACCAGTACAACCCAAGATATTACCCGGCTCTGCTTCCTTTACCTTCTCCTATACCTTTACAACTAGCTCTGACTCCACCTCTCCCTCAAAACCACAACTTTAGATCAAAAACCCACTTCCACAAACCTTCATGTAAGCTCAATAATCCTCCTCTTGCTACCTCCTCTGATACCCAACTTCCAGTTGTCACAATTTCACCAG CTCCAGAGCCTGAGGTGGTTCAAAGGAGAAGCAAAGTAGCCCCCAGAGGAGGTGATGGAAGGAGAATTATGGAAGCAAAAACACAAGCACTAGTGGCTACAAGGAGACCAGACTCCGGTGGTGTAGATGGACAAGTTATATCTCTCCTTGCTAATCATTTTCTGGTCAAATTTGATCCATCGCAGCGAATCTTCCATTACAATGTTGAAATGTCTCCTAGTCCATCCAAGGAGGTCGCaagaataatcaaacaaaaactgGTAGAAAACAACTCAGCTGTGCTCTGTGGCGCTGATCCAGCTTATGATGGCAGAAAGAATCTTTACAGCGCGGTTGAATTCCAAAATGATAGGCTTGAATTCTTCATTAGCCTCCCAATACCATCTAGCAAGTCCTGGTCGCCATATGGAGAATTCAATGATCTGAAACAGAAGCAGGAACAGCTTAAACTTTTTCGAATAAATATCAAACTTGTTTCTAAGTTTGATGGGAAGGAATTGAGTAGCTACTTGAGCAAAGAAGGTGATGATTGGATCCCACTTCCTCAGGACTATCTCCATGCTTTGGATGTTGTCTTGAGGGAGACTCCAAGTGAGAAGTGCATAACTGTGGGAAGATCACTCTATTCGAGTTCAATGGAAGGGACTAAAGAAATTGGAGGAGGAGCTGTTGGATTGAGAGGATTCTTTCAGAGCCTTCGACCAACACAACAAGGACTAGCTCTCAATGTGGATTCTTCTGTGAGTGCTTTCCATGAAAGCATTGGAGTACTTCCATACTTGCAGAAGCGTCTTGAGTTTCTTAAAGACCTTCATCAGAGGAAGACTAGGTGCTTGAGTGgtgaagaaaagagagaagtgGAGAAGGCACTGAAGAACATCAGAGTTTTTGTTTGCCATAGAGAAACAGTTCAGAGATACCGGGTTTATGGATTGACAGAGGAAGCCACTGAAAACCTCTGGTTTCCAGACAGGGATGGGAAGAATATAAGGCTTGTGAGTTATTTCAAGGATCACTACAACTATAATATACAATTCCGAAACCTCCCTTGTTTGCAGATAAGTAGGAGCAAACCATGTTATCTTCCCATGGAGCTTTGTATGATTTGTGAAGGCCAGAAGTTTCTTGGGAAGCTTTCTGACGATCAAACAGCAAGAATACTAAAGATGGGTTGCCAAAgaccaaaagaaagaaaagccaTTATAGATGGAGTGATGCAGGGACCTGTTGGTCCAAG TGATAACAGAGCAAGCGAATTCAAGCTCCATGTCTCAAGGGAAATGACAAGGTTAAAAGGGAGAATTCTCCAACCTCCCAAGCTAAAGCTCGGTGATGGTGGCCACATAAGAGATCTAGTACCTTCTCGCCATGATCGTCAGTGGAATTTTCTCGATAGTCATGTCTTTGAAGGAACCCAAATTGAAAGATGGGCGCTGATAAGTTTCGGTGGCACCCCTGATCAGAAGGCCTGCATTCCAAAGTTCATCAATCAGCTATCTCAGAGGTGTGAGCAATTGGGTATCTTTCTTAACAAAAACACAATTTGCAGCCCACAGTTTGAACCAACCCAAGTGCTTAACAATGTCTCTCTCCTGGAATCTAAACTGAAGAAAATCCACGAAACTGCCTCAAACAATCTCCAGCTACTGATATGTATAATGGAGCGAAAGCACAAAGGATATGCAGATTTGAAGCGAATAGCAGAAACAAGTGTTGGGGTTGTAAGCCAGTGTTGCTTGTACTCAAACCTCAGCAAATTGAGTTCACAGTTTCTAGCAAATTTGGCTCTCAAGATCAATGCCAAAGTTGGTGGATGCACAGTAGCTTTGTACAACTCATTACCGTTGCAGATTCCTCGCCTTTTTCAGCTTGATGAGCCAGTGATCTTTATGGGTGCAGATGTTACTCATCCACATCCCCTAGATGATGTTAGTCCATCCGTTGTTGCTGTTGTTGGTAGCATGAATTGGCCATCAGCAAACAAGTATGTGTCGAGGATGAGGTCCCAAACACATAGACAAGAAATTATCCAGGATCTTGGGGCAATGGTTGGAGAATTGCTAGATGACTTTTACCATGAAGAAAAGAAGCTCCCAAAAAGAATAATCTTCTTCAGAGATGGGGTAAGTGAAACGCAATTTTACAAGGTGCTTGATCAGGAATTGCAATCCATTAAAGAAGCTTGTTCACAATTTCCTGGCTATAATCCTCCAATTACATTTGTAGTGGTACAAAAGAGACATCACACAAGGTTGTTTCCATATGAAACTGATCCGTCTTCAACTCAAGTCCAGCTTTCGAATGATAACATTCCCCCTGGGACAGTTGTAGATACTGTGATAACTCACCCAAGGGAATTTGATTTCTATCTTTGTAGTCATTGGGGGGTGAAGGGAACAAGCAGGCCAACTCATTACCATATCTTATGGGATGATAACCATTTTACTTCTGATGAATTACAAAAGTTGGTCTACAATCTCTGCTACACATTTGTGAGATGCACCAAGCCTGTTTCCTTGGTGCCCCCTGCTTATTATGCCCACCTGGCTGCATACAGAGGCAGACTTTACCTTGAGCGATATGAGTCTTCAACTTTCATGGGAAGTTCTTCCACCATCTGTCGAGCTGCCCCTCCAAAGGCAACCCCGCTACCCAAACTTAGTGAGAATGTTAAAAAGCTCATGTTTTACTGCTAA